The genomic window GAGAAAAGCTTCTCGTGCAGCAATCATCTCTTTACTATCGCCGGGCTGCTTTGACTTTTTGTTTTGAACAGGTAATAGATTGAAATAGCCTTGTTTTGCCCGATCGACACTGTGGTTATTATGACAAATGAGTTGTTTGTCGTTGTTTGATAGGTTTAGTGCTGATTGGCAAAGCGGGCATTGATAAATCATAGAAAACTTCTAATTGGCTTAACGATAAAGTAAAACCCATTGGGGGCGGTGTTGTAACAACGTAATCAGAACTGTCGCATTAAACAGTAACTCTGGTAGCCAAAACAATGGGCTGAGAATTATATACTGGTTTAATACCGCATCGACAGCGACATTTGATACAAAAACATAATAGAGTGATAAGCCAAGTGTTTTCACGCAGAAGATAATGGTGCTGCCAAGACCAGCAGTGACGAATGAAAAGCGCCAAAGGTTGCGATGTTTGGTGAGCTGCACCCATTTAGCAAAGACAAAGAGCGGAATTATGTAGCCGGCTAGCCAATAGCCACCAATGTCACTTATGGCTAATTCGCCTATTAACACTAAAGAGGCTATAACCATGGCGACTGCACATAATGAAAGTCTAATGCCGATTACTAGTGATACTGCCGCTAATCCCATAAAGTGCATTGGCATTTGCGGGGATAAGCCACCAGTGAGGGAGGCGAGTAAAATGAGGGTGAGGGTTGCAGCGCAAAATAAATGAAACGCGATACCTTTGCCTTTGAGCTCGCTTAGCGTTGGTAACGGTTTTATGCTCACAAGCACTAAGGAACAAACCGCGATAAGGCAAAGGTTGATCATGTAAATGTTATTCGCCTAACTAGGCTGGCTCTTGTTCTGTCTCATTAGTTAAGACTTTTTCTAACAAAGCGACATCATGAAACTCGTCGAATTTTTTACCTACTTGGCCCATGGTTCCAACAGTTTCAAATCCCATATTGTGGTGCAGGGCAATCGATGCGTCATTTGGCAGAGTAATCCAAGCGTAAGCGCGATTGTAATCTTGAGATTTTAAGGCATTGAGTAGATGGCGATAGAGGGCACGTCCGACGCCTTTTTCCTCACAATCTGGTGCTTTGTAAACGGTAACCTCTGTTGAGCTAGCATAGGCTTGTTTGGCTTTAAACGTACCGTTGTAGGCAAAACCGATAACTTTATCGTCCTGAACAGCGACTAGCAAAATATGGCGCTGCTTTAAAATAGCTGTTTGATACCACTGCAAGCGTTGGGCGATTGACCAAGGCTCAACGTCAAAAGTGATAGCAGAGTGCTCTATAAAGTGATTATAAATGGCGTTTACATGGTAAAGATCGCCAAGGACTGCCTGTCTTATAGTTATCATATTAAAATCTCACATGACGCACTGGTACTAATAACAGTGCGAGTTATGGTTAAATTTAAAATTCAAACGATGACCAAATAGGCGCGTGATCAGAAGGTTTTTCGATCCCTCGCAATTCGTAGTCGACGTCCGATTCAACACAGTATTGACTGAGGTTTTCAGTCGCTAATATTACATCAATGCGCAGGCCGCGATTATCGTCAAAGCCGCGTGAACGATAATCAAACCAGCTGTATTTATCATTGGTTTCCGGATGTAACAGTCGGAAAGTATCTTCTAGTCCCCAACCTTGTAGTCGCGCTAGCCATTCACGCTCTTCTGGAAGGAAGCTACATTTACCTGTGCGCAACCAACGTTTGGCATTGTCTGGACCGATGCCAATATCTAAGTCTGTTGGTGAAATGTTAATGTCACCCATCACAATGACATTCTCATCATTGGTGTGATTCTTTTCTAAATAATCCTGCAGATCTTGATAAAACTTCTCTTTGGCAGGGAATTTAGTTTCGTGCTCGCGATTTTCCCCTTGTGGGAAGTAACCGTTTAACACGCGCACTTTGTTGCCAGCAGCAGTAGTAACAGTAGCCATAATCATCCGGCGCTGCGCATCTTCCGTATCTGTTTCCCATCCGTATTGAACGTCTTCAACGTCCAATTTAGTCATTAACGCAACACCGTAGTGACCTTTTTGGCCGTGATAGAACACCTTGTAACCTAGTGCTTCTACAGCGTCGAGCGGAAATTGAGGGTTATCGACTTTGATTTCTTGTAAGCCAATTACATCTGGTTGATGCTTATTTACTAAGGCTTCTAGTTGATGAAGCCTAGCGCGGAGGCCATTAATGTTAAAGGAAATTACTTTCATAAATACTTCTTTTTTAAATTATTATTGCGTAAAACTTAAACGCTTCGTTTGATTCTATCCCACCAAAAAAATTGAGCAACAGCTAATTTTATTATTCGATGAAAAAAGATAATTGCGAGCGTGGATTGAGATAATTTTTGATATGCGGCTCAACACTTCGAGGTGAAAGCGCAGACTCAATCGTGACTTCTTCTTGGTCTAAATCGATGATTGCTGCCTCATCGCGGGGAATTTTTTCATCAAACACCATGACACAAGGTGCTAGCAGTTTTGCCGTATTGACGGTGATAACTATGCCAATTTGGCCGTTATTTAATTTGACTAAAGTTCCAGGTGGGTAAATGCCAAGCGATTTAACGAAGGCACTTAGCTGTTTTTCGTCAAACTGAGACTTCTTACTGGCAAACAAATAGCTAAGGCTTTGTGCTGGTGTGCGAGCCTTGCTCTCGTCATAGGGATAGCAAAGGTTTTCATACAAATTAACCATCGAAATAATCAGTGAATGTGGATGTAATTTGTCCTTTGTTAAACCCTTAGGGTAGCCGCTACCGTCAGCATATTCGTGATGTTCGCTAATTAATCGTTTAACAGTGTCATTAATTGATGGCACGTTATTGATAAATTCAATGGAGTATTCCGGATGCTTTTCGATAACAAATTTTCGTTTGGCAGGTGTTACGTCTTTGCTGGTGTAAAATTGACTAGGAATTTTCAACTTGCCGATATCGTGCAGCAATCCTGCGGTACCTAGGTCACTAATCTCACTTTCTTTTAAACCAACTTTCTTACCAATCATCATCGCCAATACCGATACCGATACTGCGTGCTGGTGGCTGTCCATATCGTCGCGATCATCACCAACCAAATGAAGAACTAAGTCGTCCTTACCTAGCAGGGCCTTAGTCATGGTAGCCATTACACTTTGAGCTTCTTCCATTGCCACTAGAGGACGAGATTGTACCTTGGAAGTTAAAGAGCGCACTTTACTCAAGGCGTTTTGATAAGCTTGTTCACACTCTTTGATGGCTCGGCGATGCTGCTGCATCGCGAGGATTTGTTGCTCTTTATCGCTAAGCTTGTTTTTGAGTAGCGTTGTGTCTTGTTCAGTTTCGACGTTCGCTGGCGCACTATCTTCTTTGACAGGTAACGGATGAGCATCGCTTTTACTAGGAATCGCGTAAACGTGCTTGATGTTTGCTTGCTTTAATAACGCAATTTGATTTTGCGACGTAATTTTAAATTGGTTAAACATGAAAGGGTGCGCGTTCCATCGCACAGGCAGTTTGATATAAACTCCTGGTTGCAGGCGATCTATGGTTAGTTTGATTCTGGCACTATTATCTTTCATCAACAGTTTTCTTTAGGCAGGAAGCACTTTTTTAAAAGGTTTTACGACAACGCTTTCATAGACGCCAGCAGAAACATATGGATCAACGTCTGCCCATTGCTGTGCTGCCTCTAAGCTTTCAAATTCAGCAACCACTAATGAGCCACTAAAGCCTGCTTGTCCAGGATCTTCGCTATCGATAGCAGGCGTTGGCCCTGCAAGTAACAAACGTCCTTGGGCTTGTAACTCGTTTAAACGAGCTAGATGGTCTGGACGGGCCGCTAAACGTTTTTCTAAACTGTTTGCAACATCGGTTGCATGAATCATATACCACATAAAACTTGTTCCTAATTTATTACTGTGCGTCATCGCTAGGCATGTATTTGTAGATATACACACCAGAGCAAATGAACATAATGAAGGTAAGGGCGGTTAGGCCGAAGACTTTAAAATTAACCCAAGTATCTAGACTTAGATTAAAGGCAATCCAGAAATTTAAAACGCCAGCAATAACACAGGTCGCTGCCCAGCCAAATGACAGGTTACGCCAAACATACGATGGTGCGTCTATTTCACTCCCCATCAGCTTCTGCGGGATTGATTGGCCTACTAATTGATAACCTAAAAGTACTAAGGCGAATACGCCATAAATAATTGATGGTTTCAATTTGATGAAATTGTCGTCGTGGAAATAAAGAGTGAGGGCACCAAACACGCTCACTACGCCAAATACAATCCAGTTTTGACGTTCTATTTTTTTGAAAATGATTTGTAAGGCGATTAGTTGCAATACCGTAGCACCAATGAGCACAGCAGTCGCGGTATACACGTCGAATAAATAGTAGCTAATGAAAAAGGCGGCAAGTGGCAGGTATTCGAGAAGGTGCTTCATAAAACGTTGATTCTTATTTATATGTATTGCTGGATATTGTAATCAAACAGACGCGAGCTTGTCACTAGGCCTCTGAGTTTGTCGATAAAAAAATAGCCAGCGATTGCTGGCTATTTTAGACGGGCTATATTACAAGCAGGCTATTTTGTGGCAGCTTTCATCGCGCCAATAAACTCACCTAGCTCGCTTAGCATTTGTGAATTATTATTGAGGTTTTTCTCAATAATTTTCACTACGGCTGAGCCGCTAATAATGCCGTCGGCACCGCTTGCTAGGCCGTTTTTCGCATCATCTGGTGTAGAGATACCAAAACCGAGTAATAGCGGCGGTGCATTGTTTGCTTTAAGGGTATCAATCAAGTGATTGACTGGCATTTGTACCTTTGATTCTGTACCCGTCACACCAGCGCGAGACAATAAGTAGGTATAACCTTCGCTGTGCTCGGCAACCGCTTTTAATGTTTGCTCGCTGCCATTTGGCGGCGCAATGTAAATTGACTGAATACCTGCGGCAGTGGCAGCTGATTTAAACGGCGCGCTTTCACGTAGCGGCACATCGGCGATTAACACCGAATCAACACCAGCTTTGGTACATTTTTCAAAGAAAGTATCCAAGCCGTTGCTCGCCACAAGGTTGGCATAAAGCAAAAGACCGATCGGCGTTTGTGGGTGCTTAGCACGGATTTTGGCGATAATATCAAAACACACATCTGGTGTTGTGCCCGCATCTAAAGCCCTGTCGCTTGCCGCTTGAATGGTTGGTCCATCGGCACTTGGATCTGAAAATGGAATACCAAGCTCTAGCGCGTCGGCACCAGCGTTCACTAAGGTATCGATAACCGCTAATGATTGCTCAGGATTTGGATCGCCAATGGCAACAAAAGGAACAAAAGCGCCTTCGTTTTTTGCTTTGAGCTGGCTAAATAGCTCGTGATATCTATTAGTCATGAGCAGCTCCTCGCTCTTGTAAAACTTGGGTAACATGGGCGAGATCTTTATCGCCACGGCCTGATAAATTCACCAATAATGTCATCGGCTCTGTTGCTTGCTCGGCCATTTTATAGGCGTAGGCAAGGGCATGTGACGATTCTAGCGCTGGAATGATACCTTCACAGCGAGCAAGACGTTGAAACGCTTCAAGTGCTTCATCATCTGTGACTGATTCGTACTTTGCTCGACCTGTTGCTGCTAAATGCGCGTGCTGCGGCCCAACACCAGGGTAATCTAGACCAGCAGATACCGAGTAAGACTCTTCAATTTGGCCATCACCGTCTTGCATTAAATAGGTGTAAGTACCGTGAATAATACCTTTGCGACCTTTGCCGATAGTTGCGCCGTGTAGGCCACTATCAAGACCTTTACCAGCAGGTTCAACGCCAATTAGCGCAACGTCTTTTTCGTCGATAAAATCGGCAAACATGCCAATCGCATTTGAACCACCGCCAACACAAGCAATAACGGCATCAGGTAGTTGGCCTTCAACTGCGACGATTTGCTTTTTAGCTTCCTCGCCAATCATTTTTTGGAACTCACGAACTAAGGTTGGGAATGGATGAGGGCCCGCCGCGGTGCCCAGTAAGT from Psychrobium sp. MM17-31 includes these protein-coding regions:
- a CDS encoding GNAT family N-acetyltransferase — translated: MITIRQAVLGDLYHVNAIYNHFIEHSAITFDVEPWSIAQRLQWYQTAILKQRHILLVAVQDDKVIGFAYNGTFKAKQAYASSTEVTVYKAPDCEEKGVGRALYRHLLNALKSQDYNRAYAWITLPNDASIALHHNMGFETVGTMGQVGKKFDEFHDVALLEKVLTNETEQEPA
- the xthA gene encoding exodeoxyribonuclease III, with the protein product MKVISFNINGLRARLHQLEALVNKHQPDVIGLQEIKVDNPQFPLDAVEALGYKVFYHGQKGHYGVALMTKLDVEDVQYGWETDTEDAQRRMIMATVTTAAGNKVRVLNGYFPQGENREHETKFPAKEKFYQDLQDYLEKNHTNDENVIVMGDINISPTDLDIGIGPDNAKRWLRTGKCSFLPEEREWLARLQGWGLEDTFRLLHPETNDKYSWFDYRSRGFDDNRGLRIDVILATENLSQYCVESDVDYELRGIEKPSDHAPIWSSFEF
- a CDS encoding HD-GYP domain-containing protein; this translates as MKDNSARIKLTIDRLQPGVYIKLPVRWNAHPFMFNQFKITSQNQIALLKQANIKHVYAIPSKSDAHPLPVKEDSAPANVETEQDTTLLKNKLSDKEQQILAMQQHRRAIKECEQAYQNALSKVRSLTSKVQSRPLVAMEEAQSVMATMTKALLGKDDLVLHLVGDDRDDMDSHQHAVSVSVLAMMIGKKVGLKESEISDLGTAGLLHDIGKLKIPSQFYTSKDVTPAKRKFVIEKHPEYSIEFINNVPSINDTVKRLISEHHEYADGSGYPKGLTKDKLHPHSLIISMVNLYENLCYPYDESKARTPAQSLSYLFASKKSQFDEKQLSAFVKSLGIYPPGTLVKLNNGQIGIVITVNTAKLLAPCVMVFDEKIPRDEAAIIDLDQEEVTIESALSPRSVEPHIKNYLNPRSQLSFFIE
- a CDS encoding YciI family protein; the protein is MWYMIHATDVANSLEKRLAARPDHLARLNELQAQGRLLLAGPTPAIDSEDPGQAGFSGSLVVAEFESLEAAQQWADVDPYVSAGVYESVVVKPFKKVLPA
- a CDS encoding septation protein A, yielding MKHLLEYLPLAAFFISYYLFDVYTATAVLIGATVLQLIALQIIFKKIERQNWIVFGVVSVFGALTLYFHDDNFIKLKPSIIYGVFALVLLGYQLVGQSIPQKLMGSEIDAPSYVWRNLSFGWAATCVIAGVLNFWIAFNLSLDTWVNFKVFGLTALTFIMFICSGVYIYKYMPSDDAQ
- the trpA gene encoding tryptophan synthase subunit alpha → MTNRYHELFSQLKAKNEGAFVPFVAIGDPNPEQSLAVIDTLVNAGADALELGIPFSDPSADGPTIQAASDRALDAGTTPDVCFDIIAKIRAKHPQTPIGLLLYANLVASNGLDTFFEKCTKAGVDSVLIADVPLRESAPFKSAATAAGIQSIYIAPPNGSEQTLKAVAEHSEGYTYLLSRAGVTGTESKVQMPVNHLIDTLKANNAPPLLLGFGISTPDDAKNGLASGADGIISGSAVVKIIEKNLNNNSQMLSELGEFIGAMKAATK
- the trpB gene encoding tryptophan synthase subunit beta, with translation MSNTSPYFGDFGGMFVPEILVPALEQLEKAFVDSQSDEDFQKEFTDLLKNYAGRPTALTLTTRFSPNPNVKIYLKREDLLHGGAHKTNQVLGQALLAKRMGKNDIIAETGAGQHGVATALACALLGLKARIYMGAKDCERQQPNVFRMKLMGAEVIPVTAGSGTLKDAVNEALRDWSASYEKSHYLLGTAAGPHPFPTLVREFQKMIGEEAKKQIVAVEGQLPDAVIACVGGGSNAIGMFADFIDEKDVALIGVEPAGKGLDSGLHGATIGKGRKGIIHGTYTYLMQDGDGQIEESYSVSAGLDYPGVGPQHAHLAATGRAKYESVTDDEALEAFQRLARCEGIIPALESSHALAYAYKMAEQATEPMTLLVNLSGRGDKDLAHVTQVLQERGAAHD